From one Gemmobacter sp. genomic stretch:
- a CDS encoding S-(hydroxymethyl)glutathione dehydrogenase/class III alcohol dehydrogenase encodes MRTRAAVALAAGKPLEIMEVNLDGPKKGEVLIEVRATGVCHTDEFTRSGADPEGIFPCILGHEGAGVVIEVGEGVTTLKPGDHVIPLYTPECRQCPSCRSGKTNLCTAIRNTQGQGLMPDGTTRFSMLDGTPIYHYMGCSTFANHTVLPEIALAKVREDAPFDKICYIGCGVTTGIGAVINTAGVEIGSTAAVFGLGGIGLNVIQGLRMAGADMIIGVDLNDDKAEMARKFGMTHFVNPSKIEGSVVQHIVNLTKKGDDQIGGVDYSFDATGNTKVMRDALECSHRGWGVSVIIGVAAAGAEISTRPFQLVTGRVWKGTAFGGAKGRTDVPKFVDWYMDGKIEIDPMITHTMPLDQINHAFDLMHEGKSIRSVILY; translated from the coding sequence ATGCGTACCCGTGCCGCCGTCGCCCTTGCCGCAGGCAAGCCCCTGGAAATCATGGAGGTCAACCTTGACGGCCCGAAAAAGGGCGAGGTGCTGATCGAGGTCAGGGCCACCGGCGTGTGCCATACGGATGAATTCACCCGGTCCGGCGCCGACCCCGAGGGGATCTTTCCCTGCATCCTGGGCCATGAAGGCGCGGGCGTGGTGATCGAGGTGGGCGAAGGCGTGACCACGCTGAAACCCGGCGATCATGTGATCCCGCTGTACACCCCCGAATGCCGCCAGTGCCCCTCGTGCCGGTCGGGCAAGACCAACCTGTGCACCGCGATCCGCAATACGCAAGGACAAGGCCTGATGCCCGACGGCACCACGCGGTTTTCCATGCTGGATGGCACGCCGATCTATCACTACATGGGCTGCTCGACGTTCGCGAACCACACGGTGCTGCCGGAAATCGCGCTGGCCAAGGTGCGCGAGGATGCGCCGTTCGACAAGATCTGCTACATCGGCTGCGGGGTGACCACCGGGATCGGGGCCGTCATCAACACCGCCGGAGTGGAAATCGGGTCCACGGCGGCGGTGTTCGGGCTGGGCGGCATCGGGCTGAATGTCATCCAGGGGCTGCGGATGGCCGGGGCTGACATGATCATCGGGGTCGATCTGAACGACGACAAGGCCGAGATGGCCCGCAAGTTCGGCATGACGCATTTCGTCAACCCGTCGAAGATCGAAGGCTCGGTCGTGCAGCATATCGTCAACCTGACGAAAAAGGGCGACGACCAGATCGGTGGCGTGGATTATTCGTTCGATGCGACCGGCAACACCAAGGTGATGCGCGACGCGCTGGAATGTTCGCACCGGGGCTGGGGTGTTTCGGTGATCATCGGGGTCGCGGCCGCAGGGGCCGAGATTTCGACCCGGCCGTTCCAGCTGGTGACGGGCCGGGTGTGGAAGGGCACCGCCTTTGGCGGCGCCAAGGGCCGCACCGATGTGCCGAAATTCGTCGATTGGTACATGGACGGCAAGATCGAGATCGACCCGATGATCACCCACACCATGCCGCTGGATCAGATCAACCATGCGTTCGACCTGATGCACGAAGGCAAGTCGATCCGGTCGGTGATCCTGTATTGA
- a CDS encoding lytic murein transglycosylase, translating into MPRTAKVFAIGLALLPMGCGSAGSERYVSARPAATPAPVAVATPEQRAGFDRWAVGFAARAQSKGISATVVDRAMRVASYDPDVIRLDRRQAEFARPIWEYLDSALSDTRLASGRKALAEQGAVLNRIEARYGVPAEVVAAIWGMETSYGVNRGKKGIIPSLATLAYDGRRGAFFEDQLIAALKIIQAGDVDPAGMMGSWAGAMGHTQFMPTSYLSYAVDFTGDGKRDIWSDNPTDALASAANYLARMGWKTGQPWAVEVTVPAGFREAGKSIKKQPSQWQAQGVSAVRGGRIADHGAASILMPAGANGPALMIFDNFRVISRYNNADSYVMGVGLLSDQLAGRGGLVKGWPRSDRPLSESERKEIQRRLTDMGYYQGEIDGVTGSGTMDAVRAWQTAQGMAPDGYVNEALLKKLR; encoded by the coding sequence ATGCCCCGCACAGCCAAGGTATTTGCAATCGGCCTCGCCCTTCTGCCCATGGGCTGCGGCAGCGCCGGGTCGGAACGCTATGTCTCGGCCCGCCCTGCGGCCACGCCGGCCCCGGTAGCCGTGGCAACGCCCGAACAGCGCGCCGGGTTCGACCGCTGGGCGGTGGGCTTTGCCGCGCGCGCGCAGTCCAAGGGGATTTCGGCCACTGTGGTGGACCGCGCGATGCGCGTGGCCAGCTATGACCCCGATGTGATCCGGCTGGACCGCCGGCAGGCCGAATTCGCCCGGCCGATCTGGGAATATCTGGACAGCGCGCTATCCGACACCCGGCTGGCCAGCGGGCGCAAGGCGCTGGCCGAACAGGGCGCCGTCCTGAACCGGATCGAAGCGCGCTATGGCGTGCCGGCCGAGGTGGTGGCGGCGATCTGGGGCATGGAAACCAGCTATGGCGTGAACCGGGGGAAAAAGGGCATCATCCCGTCGCTGGCGACGCTGGCCTATGATGGCCGGCGCGGGGCGTTCTTCGAAGACCAGCTGATCGCCGCACTGAAGATCATCCAGGCCGGCGATGTGGACCCGGCCGGCATGATGGGCAGCTGGGCCGGCGCCATGGGGCATACCCAGTTCATGCCGACCAGCTACCTGTCCTATGCCGTCGATTTCACCGGCGATGGCAAGCGCGACATCTGGTCGGACAACCCGACCGATGCGCTGGCCTCGGCTGCGAATTATCTGGCCAGGATGGGCTGGAAGACCGGCCAGCCCTGGGCGGTCGAGGTGACGGTGCCCGCCGGCTTCCGCGAGGCGGGCAAGAGCATCAAGAAACAACCCTCGCAATGGCAGGCGCAGGGCGTGTCGGCGGTGCGTGGCGGGCGGATTGCCGACCATGGCGCGGCGTCGATCCTGATGCCGGCGGGGGCGAATGGTCCGGCGCTGATGATCTTTGACAATTTCCGGGTGATCAGCCGCTACAACAATGCCGACAGCTATGTGATGGGCGTGGGCCTGTTGTCCGACCAGCTGGCGGGGCGCGGCGGTCTGGTCAAGGGCTGGCCGCGCAGCGACCGGCCGCTGAGCGAATCCGAGCGCAAGGAGATCCAGCGCCGGCTGACCGACATGGGCTATTACCAGGGCGAGATCGACGGCGTGACCGGATCGGGCACGATGGATGCGGTGCGCGCCTGGCAGACGGCGCAGGGCATGGCCCCCGATGGCTATGTCAACGAGGCGTTGCTGAAAAAGCTGCGCTGA
- a CDS encoding cytochrome c, translating to MKFLPKAIALCLIVAAGAAGAKEGVTNPVVKARMQTMDTIRANTGILGNMASGKAAFDPAAATAAKTALAAAAAEIVVKFQANEDDPVSEGSPKIWQNYTDFTTRAEALVTAAEGADVASLDGLKAGMGAIGGACKACHEAYRAKK from the coding sequence ATGAAATTCCTGCCCAAAGCCATTGCCCTGTGCCTGATCGTCGCGGCCGGTGCCGCCGGCGCCAAGGAGGGTGTGACGAATCCCGTCGTCAAGGCCCGCATGCAGACGATGGACACGATCCGCGCCAACACCGGCATTCTGGGCAACATGGCCAGCGGCAAGGCGGCCTTTGACCCGGCCGCCGCCACCGCCGCCAAGACCGCGCTGGCGGCGGCCGCGGCCGAGATTGTCGTCAAGTTCCAGGCGAACGAAGACGATCCGGTGTCGGAAGGCAGCCCGAAAATCTGGCAGAACTACACCGATTTCACCACCAGGGCCGAGGCGCTGGTGACGGCGGCGGAAGGCGCCGATGTCGCCTCGCTGGATGGGCTGAAGGCGGGGATGGGGGCGATTGGCGGGGCTTGCAAGGCCTGCCACGAAGCCTACCGCGCCAAGAAGTGA
- the aroA gene encoding 3-phosphoshikimate 1-carboxyvinyltransferase has translation MSAHADPIPMTARASGPLTGVAEVPGDKSISHRALILGAMAVGRTHVTGLLEGQDVLDTAAAMRAFGATVTRLGQGDWTVDGVGVGGFAEPADVIDCGNSGTGVRLIMGAMATSPITATFTGDASLRKRPMGRVTDPLALFGTQAFGRKGGRLPMTVIGAADPVPVRYTVPVPSAQVKSAVLLAGLNAPGETVVIEREATRDHSERMLAGFGAQIRVETAAEGRIITLTGRPELRPQTVAVPRDPSSAAFPVCAALVVPGSDILVPGVSRNPTRDGLFVTLLEMGADIAFENPREEGGEPVADLRVRFTGDLKGVETPKDRAASMIDEFPILSVVAACATGTTTMRGVKELRVKESDRIDAMARGLEACGLRIEEDEDTLIVHGMGQGNVPGGATCATHLDHRIAMSFLVLGLASKHPVSVDDGSPIATSFPVFEPLMAQLGARIDRTKA, from the coding sequence ATGTCCGCCCATGCCGACCCAATTCCGATGACCGCCCGTGCCTCGGGGCCGCTGACAGGCGTGGCCGAGGTGCCGGGCGACAAGTCGATCAGCCACCGCGCGCTGATCCTTGGGGCCATGGCGGTCGGGCGCACCCATGTGACCGGCCTGCTCGAAGGGCAGGATGTGCTGGATACCGCCGCTGCCATGCGCGCCTTTGGCGCCACCGTCACCCGGCTGGGCCAGGGCGACTGGACAGTGGATGGCGTCGGCGTGGGCGGCTTTGCCGAACCGGCCGATGTGATCGACTGCGGCAATTCCGGCACCGGCGTGCGCCTGATCATGGGCGCCATGGCGACCAGCCCGATCACCGCCACTTTCACCGGCGATGCCTCGTTGCGCAAACGCCCGATGGGCCGCGTCACCGATCCGCTGGCGCTGTTCGGCACGCAGGCCTTTGGCCGCAAGGGTGGCCGCCTGCCCATGACGGTGATCGGCGCCGCCGACCCGGTGCCGGTGCGCTACACCGTGCCGGTGCCAAGCGCCCAGGTGAAATCGGCGGTGCTGCTGGCCGGCCTGAACGCCCCCGGCGAAACCGTGGTGATCGAGCGCGAGGCGACGCGCGACCATTCCGAACGCATGCTGGCCGGCTTCGGCGCGCAAATCCGGGTGGAAACCGCCGCCGAGGGCCGCATCATCACCCTGACCGGCCGCCCCGAACTGCGCCCGCAAACCGTCGCCGTGCCGCGCGATCCCTCTTCGGCCGCCTTCCCGGTCTGCGCAGCACTGGTGGTGCCCGGGTCCGACATCCTGGTGCCCGGCGTATCCCGCAACCCCACCCGCGACGGGCTGTTCGTCACCCTGCTGGAAATGGGCGCCGACATCGCCTTCGAAAACCCGCGCGAAGAGGGGGGCGAGCCGGTGGCAGACCTGCGTGTTCGCTTCACCGGCGACCTGAAGGGCGTCGAAACCCCCAAGGACCGCGCCGCCAGCATGATCGACGAATTCCCCATCCTGTCCGTCGTCGCCGCCTGCGCAACCGGCACCACCACGATGCGCGGCGTCAAGGAACTGCGCGTCAAGGAATCCGACCGGATCGACGCCATGGCCCGCGGGCTGGAGGCCTGCGGCCTGCGGATCGAGGAAGACGAGGACACGCTGATCGTCCATGGCATGGGCCAGGGCAACGTCCCCGGCGGCGCCACCTGCGCCACGCACCTCGACCACCGCATCGCCATGAGCTTTCTGGTGCTGGGACTGGCCAGCAAACACCCCGTCTCGGTCGATGATGGCAGCCCCATCGCCACGTCGTTCCCGGTGTTCGAGCCGCTGATGGCACAGCTGGGCGCCCGCATCGACCGCACAAAGGCCTGA
- a CDS encoding I78 family peptidase inhibitor, with amino-acid sequence MRLLPLTAIALPLLAACMPQPPAALPAPVADCRAGHHAGLVGRPLASFDTSKVAGPVRILAPGSAMTMDHNPGRLNIHHDRQRIITQVTCG; translated from the coding sequence ATGCGCCTGCTGCCCTTGACCGCCATCGCCCTGCCGCTGCTGGCGGCCTGCATGCCCCAGCCGCCTGCCGCCCTGCCCGCCCCGGTCGCGGATTGCCGGGCCGGGCATCATGCCGGGCTGGTGGGCCGGCCGCTGGCCAGCTTCGATACGTCGAAGGTAGCGGGGCCGGTGCGCATTCTGGCGCCCGGATCGGCCATGACCATGGATCACAACCCCGGCCGGCTGAACATCCATCACGACAGGCAGCGCATCATCACGCAGGTGACCTGCGGCTGA
- a CDS encoding electron transfer flavoprotein subunit alpha/FixB family protein → MAVLLLADVNGGQLATDAVAKTLTAVKSLGDVAVLVVGPATAAEAAAKLDGVAKVLHADDAGHGLAEPVADLIVSLAGGYSHVAAAATAFSKNVLPRVAALLDVMVLSDVTAVVDADTFERPIYAGNAIQTVKSADAKKVFTVRTAAFAAAGQGGSAAVEAVGAKSSDLSSWVEDKVAASDRPELTSAKIVVSGGRGLGSEENFALIEKLADKLGAAVGASRAAVDSGYAPNDWQVGQTGKVVAPQLYIAVGISGAIQHLAGMKDSKIIVAINKDEEAPIFQVADYGLVGDLFALVPELTGKL, encoded by the coding sequence ATGGCTGTTCTCCTTCTGGCCGATGTGAACGGGGGCCAGCTTGCCACCGATGCGGTTGCCAAAACCCTTACGGCGGTGAAATCGCTGGGCGATGTGGCCGTTCTGGTCGTGGGCCCCGCAACCGCCGCCGAAGCCGCCGCCAAGCTGGATGGCGTGGCCAAGGTGCTGCATGCCGATGACGCGGGCCATGGCCTGGCAGAGCCGGTGGCTGACCTGATCGTGTCGCTGGCCGGTGGCTACAGCCACGTCGCCGCCGCCGCGACCGCGTTTTCCAAGAACGTGCTGCCGCGCGTCGCCGCGCTGCTGGACGTGATGGTGCTGTCGGACGTGACCGCCGTGGTCGATGCCGACACGTTCGAGCGCCCGATCTATGCCGGCAACGCGATCCAGACCGTGAAATCGGCCGATGCGAAAAAGGTCTTCACCGTGCGCACCGCCGCCTTTGCCGCTGCCGGCCAGGGCGGGTCCGCCGCGGTCGAGGCCGTAGGCGCCAAATCGTCGGACCTGTCGTCCTGGGTCGAAGACAAGGTGGCCGCTTCGGACCGCCCGGAACTGACCTCGGCCAAGATCGTGGTCTCGGGCGGCCGTGGCCTGGGGTCCGAGGAAAACTTCGCCCTGATCGAAAAGCTGGCCGACAAGCTGGGCGCCGCCGTGGGCGCCAGCCGCGCAGCGGTTGATTCGGGCTATGCCCCGAACGATTGGCAGGTGGGCCAGACCGGCAAGGTCGTGGCACCGCAGCTGTATATCGCCGTCGGCATCTCGGGCGCGATCCAGCACCTTGCGGGCATGAAGGACAGCAAGATCATCGTCGCGATCAACAAGGACGAAGAGGCACCGATCTTTCAGGTCGCCGACTACGGCCTCGTGGGCGACCTGTTCGCGCTGGTCCCGGAACTGACCGGCAAGCTGTAA
- the rnr gene encoding ribonuclease R, which produces MKKPATQLPSRQQILDWIAQNPGDPAKRDIARAFGIKGPLKIELKRMLKELETEGAVEKKARRYGRPGELPAVSVLEVTGPDRQGDLFARALEWTGEGEAPRILVTTSRDDPALGAGDRILVRLTSVEGEGHSHTARLIRRIGQGARRILGLFRKTGEGGRILPIDKGETKEWLVGRDATQNARDGELVEAELVGRREAMGLPRARVVARLGDPGAPRAVSLIAIHQHGIPDDFPDDVVMEAERQEPAPLGAREDLRHLPLVTIDPADARDRDDAVLAHADTDKTNPGGHVIWVAIADVAHYVRPQSLLDREARKRGNSTYFPDRVVPMLPDRLSGDLCSLHQGVDRACLAVCMRIDAQGNKISHRFTRGLMRSQASLAYEAVQGAIDGRPDTQTEPLLDPVLRPLYAAYDALKRARAIRQPLELELPERRIILSEEGKVVSVAFKERFDAHKLIEEFMVLANVAAAEELERVKRPLLYRVHEEPSLDKIDALREVAEASGFVLARGQVLKTQHLNNLLRQAEGSDFDELLNLTTLRSMTQAYYDPRNLGHFGLALRSYAHFTSPIRRYSDLIVHRALIAGHGWGDDGLSREDVEVLSETAKQISDTERRSMAAERDTTDRYLAAWLSDRVGAEFTGRISGVQRFGLFVRLDESGADGLIPIRDVGREFFHYDPDSQTLMGADTGLTIGVGQRVTVRLAEAVPVTGGLVLELLSIEDKGLPSGRAARTRKGFARGKGRGFKPREKPASSRKITRKGR; this is translated from the coding sequence ATGAAAAAGCCCGCGACCCAGCTTCCGTCCCGCCAGCAGATCCTTGACTGGATTGCCCAGAACCCCGGCGATCCGGCCAAGCGCGACATTGCGCGCGCCTTTGGCATCAAGGGGCCGCTGAAGATCGAACTCAAGCGGATGCTGAAAGAGCTGGAGACCGAGGGCGCGGTGGAAAAGAAGGCCCGCCGCTATGGCCGGCCGGGCGAATTGCCCGCCGTGTCGGTGCTGGAGGTGACGGGGCCCGACCGGCAGGGCGACCTGTTCGCCCGCGCGCTGGAATGGACGGGCGAAGGCGAGGCGCCGCGCATTCTGGTGACGACATCCAGGGACGACCCGGCGCTGGGGGCCGGCGACCGCATTCTGGTGCGGCTGACCAGCGTGGAGGGCGAGGGGCACAGCCACACCGCCCGGCTGATCCGCCGCATCGGGCAGGGCGCTCGGCGCATCCTGGGCCTGTTCCGCAAGACCGGCGAGGGCGGGCGCATCCTGCCCATCGACAAGGGCGAGACCAAGGAATGGCTGGTCGGCCGCGATGCCACCCAGAATGCCCGCGATGGCGAACTGGTCGAGGCCGAGCTGGTTGGCCGGCGCGAGGCGATGGGCCTGCCGCGGGCGCGCGTCGTGGCCCGGCTGGGCGATCCGGGCGCGCCGCGGGCAGTGTCGCTGATCGCCATTCACCAGCACGGCATTCCCGACGATTTCCCCGATGATGTGGTGATGGAGGCCGAACGGCAGGAGCCGGCGCCGCTAGGCGCACGCGAGGATTTGCGCCACCTGCCGCTGGTCACCATCGACCCGGCCGATGCGCGCGACCGGGATGATGCCGTGCTGGCCCATGCCGATACCGACAAGACCAATCCGGGCGGCCATGTGATCTGGGTGGCGATTGCCGATGTGGCGCATTATGTGCGCCCGCAGTCGCTGCTGGACCGCGAGGCGAGGAAGCGCGGCAATTCCACCTATTTCCCCGACCGTGTGGTGCCGATGCTGCCCGACCGGCTGTCGGGCGACCTGTGTTCGCTGCATCAGGGGGTGGATCGCGCCTGTCTGGCCGTCTGCATGCGGATCGACGCGCAGGGCAACAAGATCTCGCATCGCTTTACCCGTGGCCTGATGCGGTCGCAGGCGTCGCTGGCCTATGAGGCGGTGCAGGGTGCCATCGATGGCCGCCCCGATACCCAGACCGAACCGCTGCTGGACCCGGTGCTGCGGCCGCTGTACGCGGCCTATGATGCGCTGAAACGCGCGCGGGCCATTCGCCAGCCGCTGGAGCTGGAGCTGCCCGAGCGCCGGATCATCCTGTCGGAAGAGGGCAAGGTGGTGTCGGTCGCGTTCAAGGAACGGTTCGACGCGCACAAGCTGATCGAAGAATTCATGGTGCTGGCCAATGTCGCCGCCGCCGAGGAGCTGGAGCGGGTGAAGCGCCCGCTGCTGTATCGGGTCCACGAGGAACCCAGCCTGGACAAGATCGACGCGCTGCGCGAGGTGGCCGAGGCGTCGGGCTTTGTGCTGGCGCGAGGGCAGGTGCTGAAGACCCAGCATCTGAACAACCTGCTGCGGCAGGCCGAGGGCAGCGATTTCGACGAATTGCTGAACCTGACGACCCTGCGGTCGATGACGCAGGCCTATTACGACCCGCGCAACCTTGGACATTTCGGACTTGCGCTGCGGTCCTATGCGCATTTCACCAGCCCGATCCGCAGGTATTCCGACCTGATCGTGCATCGGGCGCTGATCGCGGGCCACGGCTGGGGCGACGATGGGCTGAGCCGCGAGGATGTCGAGGTGCTGTCGGAAACCGCCAAGCAGATCTCGGATACCGAACGGCGCAGCATGGCGGCCGAACGCGATACGACCGACCGCTATCTGGCCGCCTGGCTGTCGGACCGGGTGGGGGCAGAGTTCACCGGGCGCATCTCGGGCGTGCAGCGGTTCGGGCTGTTCGTGCGGCTGGATGAATCGGGCGCCGACGGACTGATCCCGATCCGCGACGTGGGGCGCGAGTTCTTTCACTATGATCCCGACAGCCAGACGCTGATGGGCGCCGATACCGGGCTGACCATCGGCGTGGGCCAGCGCGTGACGGTGCGGCTGGCCGAGGCGGTGCCGGTGACCGGAGGGCTGGTGCTGGAACTCTTGTCGATCGAGGACAAGGGCCTGCCCTCGGGGCGGGCGGCACGCACGCGCAAGGGCTTTGCCCGGGGCAAGGGGCGGGGCTTCAAGCCGCGGGAAAAGCCGGCATCCTCTCGCAAGATCACGCGCAAAGGGCGCTGA
- a CDS encoding BolA/IbaG family iron-sulfur metabolism protein → MIQAQDIENLLRESFPQAKITVQGDDGTHFAAEVIDESFRGLNRVQQQRAVYAALKGKMDGSNGELHALALTTKAPE, encoded by the coding sequence ATGATACAGGCCCAGGATATCGAGAACCTGCTGCGCGAAAGCTTTCCGCAGGCAAAGATCACGGTTCAGGGGGATGACGGGACGCATTTCGCGGCCGAGGTGATCGACGAGAGCTTTCGCGGCCTGAACCGGGTGCAACAGCAGCGCGCCGTCTATGCCGCGCTGAAAGGCAAGATGGACGGCTCGAACGGCGAATTGCATGCGCTGGCGCTGACGACCAAGGCGCCAGAGTGA
- the grxD gene encoding Grx4 family monothiol glutaredoxin → MSAVDQIRETIQANDVVLYMKGTKMMPQCGFSSRVAGILNFMGVDYADVNVLADPDVRQGIKDFSDWPTIPQLYVKGEFVGGCDIVTEMTLSGELDQLFDAKGVGYDKAKADQIRDANK, encoded by the coding sequence ATGAGCGCTGTGGACCAGATCCGCGAGACGATTCAGGCCAATGACGTGGTGCTGTACATGAAGGGCACCAAGATGATGCCGCAATGCGGCTTTTCCAGCCGTGTGGCGGGCATCCTGAACTTCATGGGCGTGGACTATGCCGATGTGAACGTGCTGGCCGACCCGGATGTGCGGCAGGGCATCAAGGACTTTTCCGACTGGCCGACCATCCCGCAGCTGTATGTCAAGGGCGAGTTCGTCGGCGGCTGCGATATCGTCACCGAGATGACCCTGTCGGGAGAGCTGGACCAGCTGTTCGATGCCAAGGGCGTGGGCTACGACAAGGCCAAGGCGGACCAGATCCGCGACGCCAACAAGTAA
- a CDS encoding DUF6473 family protein codes for MTYEVPGAGALDYFPCRYGQSRLVFRGPWRAARGAYAVALGGEETYGRFVADPWPRRLEGATGRMVLNLGVPHAGPDAWLHDPEVLRLAMGADLRILQVPGAVNLSNPLYTVHPRRNDRFLRASPRLQRLFPEVDFMDFAFTRHMIRALAGRGQPRFAEVAQVLAAAWLERMGALLDGLGGRTVLLWFADRPPPAPGARMQLAPGAPLLVDTMMLRAVRPRVAGLVEVQSPRFTGNTHGMDFGPLEEAAARSLPGPEGHEAVALALMPWLAKQKGAPKGAL; via the coding sequence ATGACATATGAGGTGCCGGGCGCCGGGGCGCTCGATTATTTTCCATGCCGGTATGGCCAGTCGCGGCTGGTGTTCCGTGGGCCCTGGCGGGCGGCGCGGGGCGCCTATGCCGTGGCGCTGGGGGGCGAGGAAACCTATGGCCGCTTCGTGGCCGACCCCTGGCCCCGGCGGCTGGAGGGGGCGACGGGCCGCATGGTGCTGAACCTGGGCGTGCCGCATGCGGGGCCGGATGCCTGGCTGCACGACCCGGAGGTGTTGCGGCTGGCCATGGGGGCCGATCTGCGCATCCTGCAAGTGCCGGGGGCGGTGAACCTGTCGAACCCGCTTTATACCGTGCATCCGCGCCGCAACGACCGCTTCCTGCGCGCCAGTCCCCGGTTGCAACGCCTGTTCCCCGAGGTGGATTTCATGGATTTCGCCTTTACCCGGCACATGATCCGGGCGCTGGCCGGGCGCGGGCAGCCGCGGTTTGCCGAGGTGGCGCAGGTGCTGGCCGCCGCCTGGCTGGAGCGGATGGGCGCGCTGCTGGACGGGTTGGGCGGGCGCACGGTGCTGTTGTGGTTCGCCGACAGGCCCCCGCCCGCGCCGGGTGCCCGAATGCAACTGGCGCCCGGGGCGCCGCTGCTGGTGGATACGATGATGTTGCGGGCCGTGCGCCCCCGCGTGGCCGGTCTGGTCGAGGTGCAATCGCCCCGGTTCACCGGCAATACCCACGGCATGGACTTTGGCCCGCTGGAGGAGGCGGCAGCGCGCAGCCTGCCGGGCCCCGAGGGGCACGAGGCGGTGGCACTGGCGCTGATGCCGTGGCTGGCCAAGCAAAAGGGCGCCCCGAAGGGCGCCCTGTAA
- a CDS encoding 3-hydroxybutyryl-CoA dehydrogenase, which yields MTIRTVGVIGAGQMGNGIAHVFALSGYDVLLTDINQKALDDAVALIDKNLERQVSRGKTTAEDKAAAMSRIRTTLKLTDLGPTDLVIEAATERETVKNAIFEDLRPHLAPHTILTSNTSSISITRLAARTDRPERFMGFHFMNPVPVMQLVELIRGIATDDATYQSMLKVVESLGKTAASAEDFPAFIVNRVLIPMINEAVYALYEGVGNVRSIDQSLKLGANHPMGPLELADFIGLDTCLAIMNVLHDGLADTKYRPCPLLTKYVEAGWLGRKTKRGFYDYRGPEPVPTR from the coding sequence ATGACTATCCGCACGGTCGGGGTGATTGGCGCAGGCCAGATGGGCAATGGCATTGCCCATGTGTTCGCGCTGTCGGGCTATGATGTCCTGCTGACCGACATCAACCAGAAGGCGCTGGACGATGCCGTCGCGCTGATCGACAAGAACCTGGAACGCCAGGTCAGCCGCGGCAAGACCACCGCCGAGGACAAGGCCGCCGCGATGTCCCGCATCCGCACCACGCTGAAGCTGACCGACCTGGGCCCCACCGACCTGGTGATCGAGGCGGCGACGGAACGCGAAACCGTCAAGAACGCCATCTTCGAGGATCTGCGCCCCCATCTGGCACCGCATACGATCCTGACCTCGAACACCTCGTCGATTTCCATTACGCGACTTGCGGCCCGCACCGACCGGCCCGAACGGTTCATGGGCTTTCACTTCATGAACCCAGTGCCGGTGATGCAGCTGGTGGAACTGATCCGCGGCATCGCCACCGACGATGCCACCTACCAAAGCATGCTGAAGGTCGTCGAAAGCCTTGGCAAGACCGCCGCCAGCGCCGAGGATTTCCCCGCCTTCATCGTGAACCGCGTGCTGATCCCGATGATCAACGAAGCGGTCTATGCGCTGTATGAAGGGGTGGGCAACGTGCGCTCCATCGACCAGTCGCTGAAACTGGGCGCGAATCATCCGATGGGGCCGCTGGAACTGGCGGATTTCATCGGGCTGGACACCTGCCTTGCCATCATGAACGTGCTGCATGACGGGCTGGCCGATACCAAGTATCGCCCCTGCCCGCTGCTGACCAAATATGTCGAGGCCGGCTGGCTGGGCCGCAAGACCAAGCGCGGCTTCTACGATTATCGCGGCCCGGAACCCGTGCCGACGCGCTAA